From Carya illinoinensis cultivar Pawnee chromosome 5, C.illinoinensisPawnee_v1, whole genome shotgun sequence, one genomic window encodes:
- the LOC122309696 gene encoding tRNA(adenine(34)) deaminase, chloroplastic-like isoform X1, with protein MHSIFTNSTIYPLRSKNTPFSFNDYSYFSNERYDRVPSRSPSCCGCCRCYAFSTQAVVPTSHSFLYGLRQSTLIQWSLSRRLILGGGDRYYYGLPVYGLERRCYGRSRALKKRSVCNGSRRINGRCSCMISEEENEMHRRGHFDDVESLLSLLSEEVGAESFVDVGRSGYSCKRVEVGKRANLGGRERNSISSRRAEVAEGGNSGGTERYVRSSKRGDALKVGNINRGERTVSSSKQAELEERESYGSECYSGKKNAASLELHSRHELQTVPIESRQEDCAQDEEWGTFSKNENHRRRKGGSSSSYYSFSSLGGFESDMEVQDKQGRFMEESSSVYRDSGNSGNDKFEAEMEVGIEYKMHQDDAEAQGGIPQQRNAAVRNGVELEWRKKSEKKLTEISVEATESRNESSQMHSPVSRAYGRNHGKTSSSHKKIEDEEENLKLMVNMDKETGKQYGQTENQAFGVYKPRRKYQQHTEFPEFPASDVETTSLQKRNFHQLTEMSEIEDVNAERTSDWPRQSDTRMNNQEENSNLVVSSIQQKEKRHLQTGEWISEQIDSGRKSQKVAGISEFHKGNIERASITQTETRLKNKRENSDLVSTLSPEVKWPHPKTNKQAPQRIQSQKGSEDDTRISVVQASDTEAITDRRTFEKSNLTSLTKPVEETRERHDQTDEMVKQIKSMREGQRPSKLPTFHEETLGEASSFPVAVNLVSQGQVQHIDVEEDKSSLEALLVPPPSQLVSRGSLHVEMTRGNATLEVSGETSESGSSAYYSGSGGIVSALQHESYGKDESTETYGEPLNFITPEDTLGSADRLEKSSVHHVDEFVEKVRHEVLTTQIQKEKKASEMKLASGEYRQESSSQFVSEDSQLKQCGSRRSSGGSGTKGPSDEMWDVMDSSVQQTSPAEGPQETTTTGDAIVKRTGRSLWGIIADVIRLRWVSHSESTNLVTRSGGRSSSYKSAGSETWFSGREHEENNDENTKREKRSMPPEVFPSDRKLCGKTSIEPQGEASDTMGSKDKFSYLEADNSSSLTISESGSVSKGISLASGNENLGFNEDTKGLHGTHSSIEEVGLSLSSPSRGIRRPPIVEEFSETGVTAASGSASMDQRKELVSVRLTEISGTERKDGELKKRKLQRKEQIPRDRFDEWEEAYKLESEQRRMDEMFMREALLEAKKAAASWEVPVGAVLVQHGKIIGRGCNLVEELRDSTAHAEMICIREASNVLRTWRLAETTLYVTLEPCPMCAGAILQARVNTLVWGAPNKLLGADGSWIRLFPDGGEGGNGSELSDKPAAPVHPFHPKMTIRRGVLASECADVMQQFFQLRRKKKKKEEPPPPSAQLSGSHHPAKFLTKMHDIFHVFCL; from the exons atGCACAGCATCTTTACTAATTCAACCATATACCCACTTCGGAGCAAAAACACTCCTTTTTCCTTCAATGACTACTCCTACTTCTCGAATGAGAGGTATGATAGAGTCCCATCACGATCACCATCATGTTGTGGTTGTTGTCGGTGTTATGCCTTTTCTACCCAGGCGGTGGTGCCCACAAGTCATAGCTTCTTATATGGGCTGAGGCAGTCCACCCTGATTCAATGGTCGCTTTCTAGAAGGCTGATCTTGGGTGGTGGAGACCGGTACTATTACGGGCTTCCGGTTTATGGTTTGGAGCGACGTTGTTATGGTCGTTCTCGTGCCCTGAAGAAGAGGAGTGTCTGTAATGGTAGTAGGAGAATAAATGGAAGATGTAGTTGTATGATTTCTGAGGAGGAAAATGAAATGCACCGTCGGGGTCATTTCGACGACGTGGAATCATTGTTGAGTTTGTTGAGTGAGGAAGTGGGGGCGGAATCTTTTGTTGATGTAGGGAGAAGTGGGTATTCTTGTAAGAGAGTGGAAGTGGGGAAGAGAGCAAATCTTGGTGGTAGAGAGAGAAATTCCATTTCATCTAGGAGAGCTGAGGTGGCGGAGGGAGGGAATAGTGGTGGGACGGAGAGATATGTGAGGTCATCGAAGAGAGGGGACGCCCTTAAGGTGGGGAATATTAATCGTGGAGAGAGAACTGTGAGTTCATCTAAGCAAGCGGAGCtggaagagagggagagttaTGGTAGTGAATGTTATAGTGGGAAGAAAAATGCTGCTTCCCTTGAATTACATTCAAGGCATGAACTGCAGACGGTCCCAATTGAGTCGAGGCAGGAGGATTGTGCGCAGGATGAGGAGTGGGGAACATTTtcgaaaaatgaaaatcatagaagaagaaaaggaggtTCTAGTTCATCTTATTACTCGTTTTCATCTTTGGGAGGTTTTGAGAGTGACATGGAAGTTCAGGATAAGCAGGGCAGATTCATGGAAGAATCATCAAGTGTGTATAGGGACTCAGGAAATAGTGGGAACGATAAATTTGAGGCAGAAATGGAAGTGGGTATAGAGTATAAGATGCATCAAGATGATGCAGAGGCACAGGGTGGTATCCCTCAACAGAGAAATGCTGCAGTGAGAAATGGTGTTGAGTTGGAGTGGAGGAAAAAGTCGGAGAAGAAGCTCACTGAAATATCAGTTGAAGCAACAGAGTCTAGGAATGAATCCTCACAAATGCATTCACCAGTGTCAAGAGCCTATGGAAGAAATCATGGAAAGACATCCAGTTCCCACAAGAAaattgaggatgaggaagagaaTTTAAAATTGATGGTAAATATGGACAAGGAAACAGGAAAGCAATATGGTCAAACCGAGAATCAAGCCTTCGGGGTGTACAAGCCTAGAAGAAAATACCAGCAACATACAGAATTTCCAGAGTTCCCTGCCAGTGATGTAGAGACAACTTCCTTACAAAAAAGAAACTTCCATCAACTCACTGAAATGTCAGAAATTGAAGATGTTAATGCTGAGAGAACCTCTGATTGGCCAAGGCAATCTGATACTAGAATGAATAACCAAGAAGAAAATTCAAATTTGGTTGTGAGTTCAATTCAGCAGAAAGAGAAGCGACACCTCCAAACAGGTGAATGGATCAGTGAACAGATTGACTCAGGAAGAAAATCCCAGAAAGTCGCTGGAATATCAGAATTCCATAAAGGTAATATTGAAAGAGCCTCCATTACACAGACAGAAACTAGGTTGAAGAACAAGAGAGAGAACTCAGATCTGGTTTCCACTTTAAGTCCAGAAGTGAAGTGGCCACAtcccaaaacaaataaacaagctCCTCAGAGAATCCAGTCCCAAAAAGGTTCTGAAGATGACACTCGTATATCAGTGGTTCAAGCTAGTGATACAGAAGCAATTACAGATCGAAGAACTTTTGAAAAGAGTAACTTGACATCACTTACAAAACCAGTCGAGGAAACAAGAGAAAGACATGATCAAACTGATGAAATGGTCAAGCAAATTAAATCAATGAGAGAGGGTCAAAGACCTTCTAAATTACCAACTTTTCATGAAGAAACCTTAGGAGAGGCCTCTAGTTTCCCAGTGGCTGTGAATTTGGTTTCCCAGGGTCAAGTACAACATATTGATGTGGAGGAGGATAAGAGTAGCTTGGAGGCACTGTTAGTTCCTCCACCATCTCAATTGGTATCTAGAGGCTCTCTGCATGTTGAGATGACTAGAGGGAATGCAACCCTAGAGGTTTCAGGTGAAACATCAGAAAGTGGCTCTAGTGCCTATTATTCAGGTTCAGGAGGCATAGTCTCAGCTTTGCAACATGAATCATATGGTAAAGATGAAAGTACTGAGACTTATGGGGAGCCTTTAAACTTTATCACCCCTGAAGATACTCTGGGTTCAGCTGATCGTTTAGAGAAATCATCCGTGCACCATGTGGATGAGTTTGTTGAGAAGGTAAGGCATGAGGTTTTGACGACTCAAATCCAGAAGGAGAAGAAAGCTTCTGAAATGAAGCTGGCTTCTGGTGAGTACAGGCAAGAGAGCTCAAGTCAATTTGTTTCTGAAGACTCGCAATTGAAGCAGTGTGGTTCAAGACGTTCATCAGGGGGTTCTGGAACAAAGGGGCCTTCTGATGAAATGTGGGATGTAATGGACTCGTCTGTTCAGCAAACTTCCCCGGCAGAAGGACCACAGGAAACTACAACTACTGGGGATGCCATTGTGAAGAGAACTGGCAGGTCCTTGTGGGGTATCATTGCTGATGTAATTCGACTAAGGTGGGTTTCACATTCTGAATCCACTAATTTGGTCACAAGGTCAGGTGGAAGGAGTTCATCATACAAGTCTGCTGGCAGTGAGACATGGTTTTCTGGTCGTGAGCATGAGGAGAACAATGATGAGAatacaaaaagggaaaaaagaagcaTGCCACCAGAAGTTTTTCCTTCTGATCGGAAACTATGTGGGAAAACTTCTATTGAACCTCAAGGAGAAGCTTCTGACACAATGGGATCAAAGGATAAGTTCAGTTATCTCGAAGCTGACAATTCGTCTTCCTTAACTATATCAGAAAGTGGGTCAGTGTCAAAAGGTATTTCCTTGGCCTCTGGAAATGAAAATTTAGGTTTCAATGAAGATACAAAAGGTCTTCATGGAACCCATTCTAGCATTGAAGAAGTGGGATTATCATTATCTTCACCTTCTAGAGGCATAAGAAGGCCTCCCATTGTAGAAGAATTTTCTGAAACCGGAGTAACTGCTGCATCTGGAAGTGCCTCCATGGACCAGAGGAAGGAACTTGTTAGTGTGAGATTGACTGAAATCTCAGGGACTGAGAGAAAGGATGGggaattgaaaaaaagaaaacttcagCGGAAAGAGCAAATCCCAAGAGATAGATTTGATGAATGGGAGGAAGCATATAAACTTGAAAGCGAGCAGCGAAGAATGGATGAAATGTTTATGAGGGAGGCACTTTTGGAAGCTAAGAAGGCTGCTGCTTCTTGGGAGGTGCCTGTTGGGGCTGTACTTGTGCAGCATGGGAAGATTATTGGTCGTGGTTGTAACCT TGTGGAAGAGCTACGAGACTCCACCGCTCATGCAGAAATGATTTGCATACGGGAGGCTTCAAATGTGCTACGCACTTGGAGGCTTGCG GAGACGACTCTTTATGTAACTCTTGAACCATGTCCCATGTGTGCTGGAGCAATACTTCAAGCTAGAGTCAACACTCTTGTATGGGGAGCTCCCAATAAGCTTCTTGGAGCTGATGGCAGCTGGATTAG actTTTTCCTGATGGAGGTGAAGGTGGAAATGGCTCGGAATTGTCAGATAAGCCAGCTGCTCCAGTCCACCCATTCCACCCGAAAATGACCATCCGGCGGGGGGTGTTGGCATCGGAGTGTGCAGATGTAATGCAGCAATTCTTCCAGctgagaaggaagaaaaaaaagaaagaagagccCCCTCCCCCATCTGCACAACTTTCTGGTTCGCACCATCCAGCAAAATTCCTTACAAAGATGCACGATATCTTCCACGTTTTCTGTTTGTAA
- the LOC122310097 gene encoding uncharacterized protein LOC122310097 — translation MRSLLEGIRRCHHLGFYRIEIESDSQLLVNWITRGSCNIWYLEEFWDELQDNLSNMEYTMKHVFREGNAVADFLAKQGAGGLNADWLDAHDLLPSPLRGLLRMDRLGS, via the exons ATGAGAAGTCTTCTGGAAGGGATTCGTCGATGTCATCATCTTGGTTTTTACCGCATAGAGATTGAGTCCGACTCCCAACTTCTTGTAAACTGGATTACTAGAGGGAGCTGCAACATTTGGTATTTAGAAGAGTTCTGGGATGAGCTTCAAGACAATCTTTCTAATATGGAGTATACGATGAAACATGTTTTTCGAGAAGGAAATGCAGTGGCTGATTTTCTTGCCAAGCAGGGAGCTGGGGGACTTAACGCGGATTGGCTTGATGCTCATGATCTTCTGCCCAGCCCTCTTCGGGGACTCCTTCGCATGGATAGACTTG GTTCTTGA
- the LOC122311235 gene encoding lysine-rich arabinogalactan protein 19-like isoform X2 — translation MAIMLCAFFLVCLCFPPFLGNAKAAPGAAKSTLPTTIPAAPSHLPTAKQPPASTVPSAPSKLPAAKSPLSTVPSAPSKLPTATAPRSASPLSAAKPPVKAPSSKVAPSLSPTVPPPKIPPPKPKRTPPPALPPPPVASPPPLPPALPPHLPPPKKSPSPKKAPPAPAPAKETPVPSPVPTPPTPAPAPVKEAPVPSPILEPPTPPPPARHKHRRRHRHKHKKHHGGHAVALTPAPAPAPTHARTVRSPPAPPTVENTDQETDSPAPSPNSSKGHAVHQQGGMSGRWTSAGVAVAILLAIT, via the exons ATGGCTATAATGTTGTGCGCTTTCTTCCTGGTTTGTCTTTGCTTTCCACCATTCCTTGGCAATGCAAAAGCTGCACCAGGGGCCGCAAAGTCTACCTTACCAACTACAATACCGGCTGCACCATCTCATTTGCCAACAGCAAAGCAGCCACCAGCTTCTACCGTGCCATCTGCACCATCCAAATTGCCAGCCGCAAAATCACCTCTTTCAACAGTACCATCTGCACCTTCTAAGTTACCCACTGCAACCGCACCTCGTTCTGCCTCCCCATTATCTGCAGCAAAGCCACCGGTAAAAGCACCTTCTTCTAAAGTTGCGCCGTCTTTAAGCCCAACGGTGCCACCCCCTAAGATTCCACCACCAAAACCAAAAAGGACACCACCACCGGCATTGCCACCGCCACCAGTTGCTTCACCACCACCTCTACCACCAGCTTTACCGCCACACCTACCACCGCCAAAGAAATCTCCATCACCAAAGAAAGCGCCACCAGCACCAGCCCCTGCAAAAGAGACACCAGTACCATCACCAGTGCCAACACCACCAACACCAGCACCAGCACCCGTTAAAGAGGCACCAGTTCCATCACCCATCTTAGAGCCCCCAACGCCTCCACCTCCCGCAAGGCACAAGCACAGGAGGAGGCACAGACACAAGCACAAGAAACATCATGGTGGTCATGCAGTAGCACTAACTCCAGCACCAGCACCAGCACCAACGCACGCACGGACAGTTCGCAGCCCCCCAGCGCCTCCTACAGTGGAAAACACAGATCAGGAAACAGATTCACCAGCACCATCACCAAATTCG AGTAAAGGACATGCGGTACATCAGCAGGGAGGAATGTCTGGAAGGTGGACGAGTGCAGGAGTTGCAGTTGCCATTCTGTTGGCCATTACATGA
- the LOC122309696 gene encoding tRNA(adenine(34)) deaminase, chloroplastic-like isoform X2 produces MHSIFTNSTIYPLRSKNTPFSFNDYSYFSNERYDRVPSRSPSCCGCCRCYAFSTQAVVPTSHSFLYGLRQSTLIQWSLSRRLILGGGDRYYYGLPVYGLERRCYGRSRALKKRSVCNGSRRINGRCSCMISEEENEMHRRGHFDDVESLLSLLSEEVGAESFVDVGRSGYSCKRVEVGKRANLGGRERNSISSRRAEVAEGGNSGGTERYVRSSKRGDALKVGNINRGERTVSSSKQAELEERESYGSECYSGKKNAASLELHSRHELQTVPIESRQEDCAQDEEWGTFSKNENHRRRKGGSSSSYYSFSSLGGFESDMEVQDKQGRFMEESSSVYRDSGNSGNDKFEAEMEVGIEYKMHQDDAEAQGGIPQQRNAAVRNGVELEWRKKSEKKLTEISVEATESRNESSQMHSPVSRAYGRNHGKTSSSHKKIEDEEENLKLMVNMDKETGKQYGQTENQAFGVYKPRRKYQQHTEFPEFPASDVETTSLQKRNFHQLTEMSEIEDVNAERTSDWPRQSDTRMNNQEENSNLVVSSIQQKEKRHLQTGEWISEQIDSGRKSQKVAGISEFHKGNIERASITQTETRLKNKRENSDLVSTLSPEVKWPHPKTNKQAPQRIQSQKGSEDDTRISVVQASDTEAITDRRTFEKSNLTSLTKPVEETRERHDQTDEMVKQIKSMREGQRPSKLPTFHEETLGEASSFPVAVNLVSQGQVQHIDVEEDKSSLEALLVPPPSQLVSRGSLHVEMTRGNATLEVSGETSESGSSAYYSGSGGIVSALQHESYGKDESTETYGEPLNFITPEDTLGSADRLEKSSVHHVDEFVEKVRHEVLTTQIQKEKKASEMKLASGEYRQESSSQFVSEDSQLKQCGSRRSSGGSGTKGPSDEMWDVMDSSVQQTSPAEGPQETTTTGDAIVKRTGRSLWGIIADVIRLRWVSHSESTNLVTRSGGRSSSYKSAGSETWFSGREHEENNDENTKREKRSMPPEVFPSDRKLCGKTSIEPQGEASDTMGSKDKFSYLEADNSSSLTISESGSVSKGISLASGNENLGFNEDTKGLHGTHSSIEEVGLSLSSPSRGIRRPPIVEEFSETGVTAASGSASMDQRKELVSVRLTEISGTERKDGELKKRKLQRKEQIPRDRFDEWEEAYKLESEQRRMDEMFMREALLEAKKAAASWEVPVGAVLVQHGKIIGRGCNLVEELRDSTAHAEMICIREASNVLRTWRLAVGN; encoded by the exons atGCACAGCATCTTTACTAATTCAACCATATACCCACTTCGGAGCAAAAACACTCCTTTTTCCTTCAATGACTACTCCTACTTCTCGAATGAGAGGTATGATAGAGTCCCATCACGATCACCATCATGTTGTGGTTGTTGTCGGTGTTATGCCTTTTCTACCCAGGCGGTGGTGCCCACAAGTCATAGCTTCTTATATGGGCTGAGGCAGTCCACCCTGATTCAATGGTCGCTTTCTAGAAGGCTGATCTTGGGTGGTGGAGACCGGTACTATTACGGGCTTCCGGTTTATGGTTTGGAGCGACGTTGTTATGGTCGTTCTCGTGCCCTGAAGAAGAGGAGTGTCTGTAATGGTAGTAGGAGAATAAATGGAAGATGTAGTTGTATGATTTCTGAGGAGGAAAATGAAATGCACCGTCGGGGTCATTTCGACGACGTGGAATCATTGTTGAGTTTGTTGAGTGAGGAAGTGGGGGCGGAATCTTTTGTTGATGTAGGGAGAAGTGGGTATTCTTGTAAGAGAGTGGAAGTGGGGAAGAGAGCAAATCTTGGTGGTAGAGAGAGAAATTCCATTTCATCTAGGAGAGCTGAGGTGGCGGAGGGAGGGAATAGTGGTGGGACGGAGAGATATGTGAGGTCATCGAAGAGAGGGGACGCCCTTAAGGTGGGGAATATTAATCGTGGAGAGAGAACTGTGAGTTCATCTAAGCAAGCGGAGCtggaagagagggagagttaTGGTAGTGAATGTTATAGTGGGAAGAAAAATGCTGCTTCCCTTGAATTACATTCAAGGCATGAACTGCAGACGGTCCCAATTGAGTCGAGGCAGGAGGATTGTGCGCAGGATGAGGAGTGGGGAACATTTtcgaaaaatgaaaatcatagaagaagaaaaggaggtTCTAGTTCATCTTATTACTCGTTTTCATCTTTGGGAGGTTTTGAGAGTGACATGGAAGTTCAGGATAAGCAGGGCAGATTCATGGAAGAATCATCAAGTGTGTATAGGGACTCAGGAAATAGTGGGAACGATAAATTTGAGGCAGAAATGGAAGTGGGTATAGAGTATAAGATGCATCAAGATGATGCAGAGGCACAGGGTGGTATCCCTCAACAGAGAAATGCTGCAGTGAGAAATGGTGTTGAGTTGGAGTGGAGGAAAAAGTCGGAGAAGAAGCTCACTGAAATATCAGTTGAAGCAACAGAGTCTAGGAATGAATCCTCACAAATGCATTCACCAGTGTCAAGAGCCTATGGAAGAAATCATGGAAAGACATCCAGTTCCCACAAGAAaattgaggatgaggaagagaaTTTAAAATTGATGGTAAATATGGACAAGGAAACAGGAAAGCAATATGGTCAAACCGAGAATCAAGCCTTCGGGGTGTACAAGCCTAGAAGAAAATACCAGCAACATACAGAATTTCCAGAGTTCCCTGCCAGTGATGTAGAGACAACTTCCTTACAAAAAAGAAACTTCCATCAACTCACTGAAATGTCAGAAATTGAAGATGTTAATGCTGAGAGAACCTCTGATTGGCCAAGGCAATCTGATACTAGAATGAATAACCAAGAAGAAAATTCAAATTTGGTTGTGAGTTCAATTCAGCAGAAAGAGAAGCGACACCTCCAAACAGGTGAATGGATCAGTGAACAGATTGACTCAGGAAGAAAATCCCAGAAAGTCGCTGGAATATCAGAATTCCATAAAGGTAATATTGAAAGAGCCTCCATTACACAGACAGAAACTAGGTTGAAGAACAAGAGAGAGAACTCAGATCTGGTTTCCACTTTAAGTCCAGAAGTGAAGTGGCCACAtcccaaaacaaataaacaagctCCTCAGAGAATCCAGTCCCAAAAAGGTTCTGAAGATGACACTCGTATATCAGTGGTTCAAGCTAGTGATACAGAAGCAATTACAGATCGAAGAACTTTTGAAAAGAGTAACTTGACATCACTTACAAAACCAGTCGAGGAAACAAGAGAAAGACATGATCAAACTGATGAAATGGTCAAGCAAATTAAATCAATGAGAGAGGGTCAAAGACCTTCTAAATTACCAACTTTTCATGAAGAAACCTTAGGAGAGGCCTCTAGTTTCCCAGTGGCTGTGAATTTGGTTTCCCAGGGTCAAGTACAACATATTGATGTGGAGGAGGATAAGAGTAGCTTGGAGGCACTGTTAGTTCCTCCACCATCTCAATTGGTATCTAGAGGCTCTCTGCATGTTGAGATGACTAGAGGGAATGCAACCCTAGAGGTTTCAGGTGAAACATCAGAAAGTGGCTCTAGTGCCTATTATTCAGGTTCAGGAGGCATAGTCTCAGCTTTGCAACATGAATCATATGGTAAAGATGAAAGTACTGAGACTTATGGGGAGCCTTTAAACTTTATCACCCCTGAAGATACTCTGGGTTCAGCTGATCGTTTAGAGAAATCATCCGTGCACCATGTGGATGAGTTTGTTGAGAAGGTAAGGCATGAGGTTTTGACGACTCAAATCCAGAAGGAGAAGAAAGCTTCTGAAATGAAGCTGGCTTCTGGTGAGTACAGGCAAGAGAGCTCAAGTCAATTTGTTTCTGAAGACTCGCAATTGAAGCAGTGTGGTTCAAGACGTTCATCAGGGGGTTCTGGAACAAAGGGGCCTTCTGATGAAATGTGGGATGTAATGGACTCGTCTGTTCAGCAAACTTCCCCGGCAGAAGGACCACAGGAAACTACAACTACTGGGGATGCCATTGTGAAGAGAACTGGCAGGTCCTTGTGGGGTATCATTGCTGATGTAATTCGACTAAGGTGGGTTTCACATTCTGAATCCACTAATTTGGTCACAAGGTCAGGTGGAAGGAGTTCATCATACAAGTCTGCTGGCAGTGAGACATGGTTTTCTGGTCGTGAGCATGAGGAGAACAATGATGAGAatacaaaaagggaaaaaagaagcaTGCCACCAGAAGTTTTTCCTTCTGATCGGAAACTATGTGGGAAAACTTCTATTGAACCTCAAGGAGAAGCTTCTGACACAATGGGATCAAAGGATAAGTTCAGTTATCTCGAAGCTGACAATTCGTCTTCCTTAACTATATCAGAAAGTGGGTCAGTGTCAAAAGGTATTTCCTTGGCCTCTGGAAATGAAAATTTAGGTTTCAATGAAGATACAAAAGGTCTTCATGGAACCCATTCTAGCATTGAAGAAGTGGGATTATCATTATCTTCACCTTCTAGAGGCATAAGAAGGCCTCCCATTGTAGAAGAATTTTCTGAAACCGGAGTAACTGCTGCATCTGGAAGTGCCTCCATGGACCAGAGGAAGGAACTTGTTAGTGTGAGATTGACTGAAATCTCAGGGACTGAGAGAAAGGATGGggaattgaaaaaaagaaaacttcagCGGAAAGAGCAAATCCCAAGAGATAGATTTGATGAATGGGAGGAAGCATATAAACTTGAAAGCGAGCAGCGAAGAATGGATGAAATGTTTATGAGGGAGGCACTTTTGGAAGCTAAGAAGGCTGCTGCTTCTTGGGAGGTGCCTGTTGGGGCTGTACTTGTGCAGCATGGGAAGATTATTGGTCGTGGTTGTAACCT TGTGGAAGAGCTACGAGACTCCACCGCTCATGCAGAAATGATTTGCATACGGGAGGCTTCAAATGTGCTACGCACTTGGAGGCTTGCG GTTGGAAATTGA
- the LOC122311235 gene encoding lysine-rich arabinogalactan protein 19-like isoform X1 — MAIMLCAFFLVCLCFPPFLGNAKAAPGAAKSTLPTTIPAAPSHLPTAKQPPASTVPSAPSKLPAAKSPLSTVPSAPSKLPTATAPRSASPLSAAKPPVKAPSSKVAPSLSPTVPPPKIPPPKPKRTPPPALPPPPVASPPPLPPALPPHLPPPKKSPSPKKAPPAPAPAKETPVPSPVPTPPTPAPAPVKEAPVPSPILEPPTPPPPARHKHRRRHRHKHKKHHGGHAVALTPAPAPAPTHARTVRSPPAPPTVENTDQETDSPAPSPNSQSKGHAVHQQGGMSGRWTSAGVAVAILLAIT, encoded by the exons ATGGCTATAATGTTGTGCGCTTTCTTCCTGGTTTGTCTTTGCTTTCCACCATTCCTTGGCAATGCAAAAGCTGCACCAGGGGCCGCAAAGTCTACCTTACCAACTACAATACCGGCTGCACCATCTCATTTGCCAACAGCAAAGCAGCCACCAGCTTCTACCGTGCCATCTGCACCATCCAAATTGCCAGCCGCAAAATCACCTCTTTCAACAGTACCATCTGCACCTTCTAAGTTACCCACTGCAACCGCACCTCGTTCTGCCTCCCCATTATCTGCAGCAAAGCCACCGGTAAAAGCACCTTCTTCTAAAGTTGCGCCGTCTTTAAGCCCAACGGTGCCACCCCCTAAGATTCCACCACCAAAACCAAAAAGGACACCACCACCGGCATTGCCACCGCCACCAGTTGCTTCACCACCACCTCTACCACCAGCTTTACCGCCACACCTACCACCGCCAAAGAAATCTCCATCACCAAAGAAAGCGCCACCAGCACCAGCCCCTGCAAAAGAGACACCAGTACCATCACCAGTGCCAACACCACCAACACCAGCACCAGCACCCGTTAAAGAGGCACCAGTTCCATCACCCATCTTAGAGCCCCCAACGCCTCCACCTCCCGCAAGGCACAAGCACAGGAGGAGGCACAGACACAAGCACAAGAAACATCATGGTGGTCATGCAGTAGCACTAACTCCAGCACCAGCACCAGCACCAACGCACGCACGGACAGTTCGCAGCCCCCCAGCGCCTCCTACAGTGGAAAACACAGATCAGGAAACAGATTCACCAGCACCATCACCAAATTCG CAGAGTAAAGGACATGCGGTACATCAGCAGGGAGGAATGTCTGGAAGGTGGACGAGTGCAGGAGTTGCAGTTGCCATTCTGTTGGCCATTACATGA